AAATTCTTATGAAGAAAATAGCAGAAATTGCTGCTAAATATGATGATATGAGATAATAAACCACCCTAGCGGTGGTTTTTGTCGTATAGAATAATTTTGGAATATTTTTTAAGAATTTGTTTAATTTCTATCTAATAACAAAAAACTAATTCTGTTGCAGCAGAATTAGTTTAAATCCTTGACTTTTCGGCTTCGTCAATAAAAAAAATTTAATTTATGAGAAAAAATTTATTATTAAATTAAATAATGTAGAACAAAGTTACAATAATAGTTGCTTTGCAGCAAGTTTTTTTAATTATCATTATTTTAAAGTTGTTAAATCTCCTAGGCTGAACATCCCACACAAGATTTTGTCTGATTCTCCTGTGAAAATTCAGAAGAAGATTATCAAGGAAAGAAGATTTATAAATTAAGTAAAAGAAAATAAAAAAGGTCAAGAAGTAATACTTATCTGACAAAAAATGGAAGAAAAATATTGTTAAAAATATTCAAAAAAGCGAATTATTAAAACAATTTGTTTTATTTTTGCAAAACAAAGTAGGATAGCAGACACATCTTCTAGATAGCTGATTATCTCTTTGGAGCTATATAAGAAGTCACGGCACCCTGAGAAAGTTACGGACTTCTTTTTTTTGTTCTTAATTTCTTTATTGCTCTTTTGATTGTGCAGCACTCATAGAGTTGTTGCCTTTTTCTTAAAAAGCTATTTTCGCAAATCTAAAATTTTTTGCAGGTCTTCAAAAGATTTTATCTTATGAATAATGCCTTTGTATTCCACAAAGCCCATTATACCGCCTCCATTTCCTCCAAATAGTTCAGCCAAAGAAACATTTAAAATTTCTGCTATTTTTTTTAGAGTTGATAAAGAGGGATTTCCTTTTTCGGATAGGGCAATAGACAGCCCAGTCTCTGACATTCCGATACTCTCGGCGAGTTCCTTTGCCGTCATTCCTTTATCTTTCAGAATCTGCTTTACTATCATTTAACTTTACTTTAATTTTTTTCTATCGTACAAATTTAACTATTTTTTAATAAAATTAAATTTAATAAACTGCCATTATAAAATTTAACATTTTTTAACACTCTTTACTTGTATGATAATTTAAATATATTTATATTTTCACTGTAAAAATTAAAATAAAATTTAATTATTATGAAGTAACGAAATAGGTTTTTATCCGTTTTTTCAAACTTTATTTTACAAAAAACGGCAGTTTTTTATTCGGATTTTAAATTGAAAAAAAAGCACACTTGTGTAAAAATCCGAAATCAATCATCGGAGTTCTTCCCTATAGGTTCTCTCTGATGATAAATTTACTCGACTAGATCCAAAAGAACTATAGGAATGCCTTATAAAGGAAACCTCCCGATGTATAGGTTAATCGGTTTTTAAAAATACTACGCAACATGGGAAGATTAAATATTGAAAGATTCAAATTTGATAAAGATTATTCTTTTGATAATTTTTTCATTGAAAGTAAGGCTACTTTCAAGGTTTGCAAAAAGCCTAAAAGAAAGCCTGACTATGTATCCTACAAAAGAGATTTCTATAAAGATAAAGTAGAATTTCCTTTTATATTCAAAGAGTTGTTTTATGAGATTGACTTCCACAAAGAAGGAGATGAAAACAAAGTGAAAAAAATTCTTTCAAAAATTCAAGAAGGAGAAGATTTCCCTCGTTCTAATAAAAAATTTTACATTAAGACAGATAGCGAACACTTTATCTATGAAGATGTTCTATTGTCTGACATAAGAGAGCGAGGTATTGAAAGGTGTCTTTCAAACATTGAAAAAATACAACATGACTTTTATAGACAAAGAGCATATTCTTTTACCTTAAAGATTAAGGTAAAATCAGAAATATCGTCCCGCTATTGGTATGGCGAAGACTCTAAGGGGCAGTATGTCATTAGAGAGTCAGACCATTGGGGGCAAGTTGCATCGTGCGTATGGCATCGCACGATGGATTATAAATTTAAAGGAAAAGAAAGTTTTGTTTGTGCAAAGTCGTACATAAATATAAAAAAAGCCACCTCGTAAGGTGGCAACGATTGGTTTTCTGCTCAAATAATTGTGGCAGGGATACCAACTTAAACACTTTTTGTGCTTAATGAAGTACAAAGATAAAAAAAATATCAAAGCAGCGAAATAGTCATCGCTGCTTTTTCTTGTCCTTTTTCTCGCAAAAAGGTGGGCATAACTTTGCATAAAAAAATTATGAAAGTGGTTGTGCCTAGCTCTTGGTCTGAATTATCAGACTTTCAGCAAAGGGAAATAATAAACATTATAAATGGGGTTAAAAGTAAGAATTTCACAGAGGCTTACATTAAAATAATCCAAACTCGTTGTGCATTTTAAATAATACTGATTTTTAGATGATTTAATTTTCT
This Riemerella anatipestifer DNA region includes the following protein-coding sequences:
- a CDS encoding helix-turn-helix domain-containing protein, which encodes MIVKQILKDKGMTAKELAESIGMSETGLSIALSEKGNPSLSTLKKIAEILNVSLAELFGGNGGGIMGFVEYKGIIHKIKSFEDLQKILDLRK